The Fusobacterium sp. DD2 region CGAAATTGCAGTTGGGTATTCAGACCAACAAGTTGGTGGACAACAGAAAAACCTTTTCAGCTACCTTTCGAGGTAGCTTTTTTTTTAAACTGGGGGGAGAGATGCAGGATAAAAAGAAACTTTTTAAAGAGATTAAAGAAGCGAAAAGTGTATTTGATGAACTGTTATTAAATAAGGAATATAAATATATTTATAAAAATGTAATAACAGGTAAAAAAGAAAGTTTTGAAATGAAATGTAAAGCAAGTAATTTTCTTCATTTAACAGGAGTTCAGACTAACCTTTCAGGTTCAAATTTTTATTCAGCACTGGAGAAAAAGAGATTATCCT contains the following coding sequences:
- a CDS encoding PBECR4 domain-containing protein, translating into MQDKKKLFKEIKEAKSVFDELLLNKEYKYIYKNVITGKKESFEMKCKASNFLHLTGVQTNLSGSNFYSALEKKRLSLKNIDYKENGTTKLKLDMFKRLNLLFSSAVQVCFHDNFFL